The genomic stretch AGATTCAGCAGAGCTGTATTTTGCAAAATGTGGAAGTCATTTTTACCTTCGTCTCAATAGCATCTAAGGCATCCAGAACTTTCTGAAGTCTGGGGTTGGCAGCACCAGCCTggaacacaacacaaataaattCACAATTTAATGTACAATGCAGTTTCCAAACATAGTGTTCATTCTTTGGCTTTTCTCTTAACCTTACAGTTCTTTTTAGACATGAATACTTTGAATACTAGCACTTAATCTGCAGTGCAGTTGCAGACTGACAGTTTGTCAGTGATTATTCACTGATAACTCACCTTAAGAAAGACCCCAACCACAGCAAGTCCATCAGGCTGGCCGGCTGCTTCTTTAAAGCTAGGGTACTTAGTATTCCAGTGCACCAGGTGGAGCTGACAGGAAAGAGATGCAAAGTTTGACTTTTAAGGCAGAGGCTACTGATACTGTCATCTTATCCAAAGCTTAATAGACAGTGATCTAAAGCCAAACGCTGTTATAGCAACCCAGAGAGGTATTCACATAACATAGCAGGCTGTTTGCGTATTTATTTAGTATAATTGTCTGTGTGCAATTATGGATGATCCATACGTGAGATGGGAGGATGTAGTTTAATACATTCAGGATCTAAAGATACTGGATTCAACCAATTAGCCAatgtaatttttatttgtagaataaaataacattaataaacatttaaattcccagaaaaaataaattactgacATCACAGATAACTCCCTGTACTTGTGCAAATCATTGTATatgaaaataactgttttaAACTAATTTGTGACTTTTCTGTTTACCCAAGCCTTTTGTCAAAGATAGGATAATACCACTGTTAGCAGCACAAAGCTTTGCCTTTTCCATAAGGTACAGTAAGGATCTGTTACTCTGTGTGCCTCTTGTCTTATAATGGCTGTCCCTGTAACTCCAGAAGCTGTAGCAGCTTTAGTACCTCGCAGGGGAACTTGATTCCATTGACAGTGTGTTCCGAGCCTCTGTCATCACTGGCTCCCCAGTGGAAATGAAACTGCCTCAGACGGTATGTTCCAGAAATAGGGCCTCTGGTCAGGGCTGGTTAGAGCAAAATAACTGAATCATTACACATGGAACACATTCCGGACACATTCAGGAAAAGACAGATTTAACAACTAAGCAACTTTTACTATGTACACAGATCCATAAAGATTTTCAGCTAAACAAATTAGCCTCCTGCTGGTGTTAGTGTAACCTGCAACAACCAGCTAACACAGCTAATAATTCCAGTATGCATGTAAACATTAGTGATTGATTTAACTGATATTCACTGAATGATAAAGCAGAATCAGTATTAGATTCTGTATTGTCTTAGCTTGTGCAACTCCTGCACAGCTCCGTAGGACAGGGTTGATGAATATGATATAATAGTAAGTGGTGAAAGTGCTGCCACTCTTCAGCTCAGTTGAAATTTCTTTAGTTGCTgcacagagaaatacaaacattacactttttttaaacttccaAACTATTTGAACAGATAGCACAATGGATCTGACATGATTCGGATCTGATGTGTGAATTTGGAACTGGAGTCGTATACCTTGTTAGTGACCTGTACATTATGAAACTGTAAGAAATAATAAGTTGTGactttgtgtttctattttttttatttatatgctaTTGAGGTTCTTAttcatttgggtttttttcaattttctatCTACCCCTTTTATCTTTTTTGCATCAGATTGATTAGTTTTCATGGTCAGAAGGTGCAATTTCAAATGGTATGTTCTTAATTTTAACCATAGCCAACAATGTTCTGTGAAAGTTTACTTTCAAGAGATCCTGTATCAGTGAAAAATGATATTCATCCCTGCGACTTCTTAAATATGCACTCTGCTAAACTTCATAGATAAAGGACACTAAGGGTCATggcctgtgaaaacagctgtctaATGTTTTCAAAGTCTCTTAAGGTTCTTTGTCAAATCTGAGAAAACAACCCTGATGATAGTGGCTAGCTTAGATGTGGCAAAACTCTACATATTTATAGCATAAagtcaatatttttaaattggaAGGCCCATATTGACCCATATTAGGGTAATTCAGTGATATTTTGCTCTCCAGTGCTTCAATTTGAATAATTCTATTCTGTTATTCTGTGGGGCCCCCAACTTTATGGTAAAACAGTACCAAATCACTGGTCTATCACCTTCAAAGTGACTGTTAggccttttttcattttttactgcCATGGTTGCTGACCAAATGGCAGGGGTATTTACCAATATCTTCAACCTGTCCCTGCAGCAGGCTGTAGTCCCCACATGCCTCAAAATGCCTCCCAAATGCCTCCCCACTATTGTCCCTTTGTCCAAAAAACAGTCGTGGGTCTCAATGACTATTGCCCAGTTGCCCTGACACCAATTATTATGAAGTGCTTTGAGAGGCTTGTCCTTTCCCACAACAAAGCCAACATCCCCACTGATCTAGACAGCCACCAGTTTGCTTACCATGGGAACAGATCAATGGAGGATGCGATCTCAATCTCACCTCACACAAGCCTGTTCCATCTGGAGCATCCCAACACATACGTTAGGatgttgtttgttggttttaGCTCTGCGTGTAATACACTAGTGCCCCACAAACTGCTGAACAAGCTCAGCAACCTGGAATTAGCCACCAAGATCTGCTCATGGATTTTGGACTTTCTCACAAACAGACCACGGAATGTCAGGGTGGGCAACGACATCCTCCACTCTCATCCTGAATACAGGAGCACCGCAGGGTTGTGTCCTCAGTCTAGAACTTTTCAACCTATTCACAGATGGCTGCACACCCATCCACTCCTCTAACACCATAGTgaagtttgctgatgacaccACAATAGCAGGATTGATATCAGGAAACGACGAGACACACTACAGAGAGGAGGTTTAACATTTGGTCAAGTGGTGTTTGGATAGTGACTTGGTTCTGAACATCATTAAAACAAAGGAAATCATTGTGGACTACAGGAGAACCAGAAGAATAACACCTCCCCTCTCCACATAAATGGAGCGGCGGTTGAGAGGGTTAGCAACATCAAATTCCTGGGTCTGCACATCACAAAGGATTTCACATGGATCATTAACACTTCCTACTTGGGACCACTTGACCAGATGTTGAACCTTCTCTCTGTAGTGTGTATCGTCATTTCCTGATATCAAGCTCATCAGAGGCTTTTCTTCCTGAGAAAGCTCAAGAAAGGCAAAGTTTCCTCTGAGCTCCTAGTGAATTTCTACAGGAGCACGATAGAGAGCattctctgtcactgtgtcatAGAGTGGTACACCAGCTGCACTGCAGAGAACTGGAGAGACCTGGCTCAGATAGTCAAAACTGCCCAGAGGATTGTGGGAACCAAGCTCCCCAATCTGGACATAGTATATGCTTGCCATCTACACAAGAGAGCTAGCAACATCATCAAGGACTCAACCCATCCAGGACACAGACTGCTCGTGCCCCTCCCATTGGGCAAAAGATACAGGACACTCAGGACACACGCTAACAGACTGAGGAACAGCTTCTTCCCCAGAGCTGTAGCCTGTATTACACCCCCTCCCCACACACCCCTACTGAAAACTAAAGACAGAGACAACCAAACTGTTTACCTGCCTCCTTTTTCCATTCTTCCCCAAGTTGCTGCTAATGCAATACGCACTTACATCTAGgactgtatatttattattataatttgtgCCATACTTCCTTACTTCTGATAATACCTGTTTGCACTGTTTTGCACTGCACTGTCTGCACTAAAATCCAAGTCCCACTGCACATATATTTTGTTGTATATactgttatatttatattttactgtaaacatctttgtttattcttacattttctttattgctGCTGGTGTCTGAAAGCTACCAAACAAGATTTGTTGTATTactacaatgacaataaagtctGTTTATCTTTATGTTGATTATTCATGAAACCAGTTCAATTCATGTTCACGCTAACTTCATGCTTTCTTCCCAGAAAAAACAGCTTGTGCTGCTGCCTTAAATATTAAGGGTGAAGATCTAATAATTTCTTGCATAAATAATGTATGCAAGATGCAGCCTATTTGATTCATATAGGTATGTTTTCACTATTTGCACTGCTGGATGAATGTTGAAAAAACAGTTTCAGTGCAGTAGGACGAGGTGGTGCAGATACCCTGTTGACCTCAAGATAATGAAACAACATTGATCAGAGGTTAAAGTGAGAACTAACGTCATCAGACACTCTTATCTGCTACAGTTCATACAGCAGGGGTGGAGGCATAAACAAGATAACCAGATATGTTTTTTTACTTACTGacctttttcctgtttccattggttatattatattatattatattatattatattatattatattatattatattatattatattatattatattataacaCCAGGAGTTGAACTGTGCTTACTGGAACTGTCTCTGTCATCCACAAAATCCACCTGGAAGGAGTGACCATTGTTTAGAATGGTCTTAGCATCGGAGGGGTCATACTTGAGTTTCAGACCCTTCAGAGAGGAGTCATACTGGGCCTCCTTGGGGACAATGTTGATAGGAGACTGTCTAGGCCCATCCGCTACAGCAAAGTCTTCCACCCATTTGTGAGGTcctacaaacacaaatatggGGCAGTGACATTTTAGAatttcaaaatggcaaaaaaattaaaatgaaacagcaagTTAGTTTCATAATTTCCtgtgtacatgtatatttttcatttcagtatgtgccccttataaaaatataaaataaaaggcattttaatgcatttcatGTTATGCACTTCTTGAAAATATCATTTGGCAAAACagagctatttttttttatatgatatTAAATTTAATGCCAATTATACAAttgtaaataatgcaaaatgcaagTGTTGATTTACAAGTAATTTATAGCCACTTGCAGAATTTCCACACTTTAACTacaaatattgaatattttgaCTTTGAAGGTTAATCAGTGTCACCTGTCAACATTCATTCCAAAATTTTTCCACTAGAGgtaaaaatgctttgaaatcatATAAAACTTCATAATGTGttgtttccttctttattttcatcattaatgtcaatgcaatattttatgcatttcccgcaaatttcagtgttttactgtataacacattttgttttaccaagTGACGTAGTGCAATTGCAATATGCACTACACAAATCAATTgataacataaatatacataaacgtgatattgaatgaatataattctgaacaacacaaaagatacaaaaatgtcaacctttcATTCACTTTATAATATTTTCTAACAATTTTATAATGTCCTCCAtcttacaaacaaaatgataatacttataagttttagcattttagattcAGTTATTAAGTAACAGTCCTCACttaaagttaatgaagacaactgctggtaaaatgataaaaattattaaaaatcattcagttttctctttggcatattttttaaagtactGAGATAAGCCTGTAAAAGTATTTGCATGAtagaccttttaaaaacatttttagtatctaACAAACATTGTTCTATAAAGATCTATTTCCTTCAGTGTCATTTGGCAAAGCAAAGATGAGAGGCCAGTTTGACCTATAATTTCATGGGTTTAGTTAAGCAATGTGATGACATCACTTGGAAAGACCCCAGAAGACCAATGAAGTTGGAGGAGAGTTTAAAATTTTCTCTtcaatttaagttaatttcatcttttccaAGTGTGGTAGTGTGTCACAGATTTGGGTGTCATTCagtcaaacttaaaaaaagtgtttatataattatatatttaattgaaattgtACATCAGAGAAGTAAATAATtttgatttgaaatgttttgaaattttgaaatgtctttaaCACTGTAATTCAACTAAATAATTCAAATCCATCGTCCAACGATAGTAAGGttccacattttaaaatgtatgttttgtaCTGAAATTAGCAtaaaaagttaaagaaaaaagttcaaatcaaattcaaatgGTGCTTACAGTTCCTCTTCACAAAGACTGTCAGatttcatgatttatttttcaaattcaaatgagTTACAGTACCGCTAAACCTACTCTGAAGTTGTATTTCACTGTACAACTCTGGTCGTTTTAGTTTTAGGCGATTTAGTTTTGAATAATTGGTGACTACAGTAAACTGTTTGCACTAACACAAATTCATAAACATTCAGTAGACTAGATTAAATCCATCTTGTTGCTGTGAGGTCCTCACCATTAGTT from Mastacembelus armatus chromosome 17, fMasArm1.2, whole genome shotgun sequence encodes the following:
- the cahz gene encoding carbonic anhydrase — encoded protein: MSHGWGYGPTNGPHKWVEDFAVADGPRQSPINIVPKEAQYDSSLKGLKLKYDPSDAKTILNNGHSFQVDFVDDRDSSTLTRGPISGTYRLRQFHFHWGASDDRGSEHTVNGIKFPCELHLVHWNTKYPSFKEAAGQPDGLAVVGVFLKAGAANPRLQKVLDALDAIETKGKQTTFDNFDAKTLLPGSLDYWTYDGSLTTPPLLESVTWIVLREPISVSSAQMTKFRSLLFTGDGEDPCCMVDNFRPPQPLKDRVVRASFK